The Cynocephalus volans isolate mCynVol1 chromosome 17, mCynVol1.pri, whole genome shotgun sequence genomic interval TCAAAGAACTTTGCTAAAGGATAACACTCCTTTGAATATATAAGCTatgtttgcttaaaaaaaaaagtcttattctTTTATAATTACTTTGAACTAGAGTACAGCAGAACTCAAAGTTAGTAGAAGACTTGGATGCTACCCCagaggagcttacagtctagtttCTGCTCTCTGCACATTTAAAGACAAAATGATTCTCCTTGAAGAAACCTCATTCTTAGTTATTACTTTGAAGAATCCAAACTCTACAGTAACAACCAAAAAGttctatacatctgacaaatctTTGTGCcagttatttttcagtttaaatgTCAGTGGAGAGATAAGAGAGGACAATGTGTTAAAACTGCCCATCTAgggcaggcccatggctcactcgggagagtgtcgtgctgataacaccaaggccatgggttcagatcctatatagggatggctggttcgctcactggctgatcatggtgctgacaacaccaagtcaagcgttaagatccccttaccggccatcttttaaaaaaaaacaaacaaaaaaaactgccCATCTATAGGTCATACACTGCTCACTGACCTGGACTTTACTGCCTTGAAAAAAGGGGCTGTTACCCCGCTGCAGGAGAATGGTGACAACTCATAAAGTAAGTGGTGATCCTGTATTCTGCTTTAAGGCTaacttcctccctcccaactttttattttgaaatatttcaaacttaagaaaagttgaaagaataataCAATCAACACTCATTTCCATCATCTAGACCCACCAGTTAACATTTTATcaaatttgcttttctctctttgtatattaatacatattttgcagaaccatttgaaagtaagcTACAGACATCATAATACTTCGTGAGTAAATACCTAGGCACGTATCTAAGAACAATGGCATTCTCCTACCTTGCCACACTAACATTTTTACTAAGAAACTTATCAATAATTCCATAATTTCACCTAATACACAGTCTACACTAATATCTcccaagggccagcctgtggctcacttgggagagtgtggtgctgataacaacaaagccacaggttcagatccctatacagggatggctggttagctcacttaggagagtgtggtgctgacaacaccaagtcaagggtgaagatccccttaccggtaatcttttttaaaaataaataaataaataaataaaatctcccAAACTGTCCTCAAAATATCTTTCATAAAGCTTTCCTTCCAATACAAAATCCAATCAAGGCTCACATACTGCATTTGGCAGTTATGTGTTTTTAATCTCTTAATCTGAAACAGCCCACTGCCTATTTTCATTACATCGATTTTCCATTACATCTACTTTTTTGAAAGTCCAGTCTAGTCTTGCAGAATATCCCACATTCTGGAtctatttcctcatgattaaatTCAGTTTAAACATTTTCTAGCAAGAATACTTCACAGGTGAGATTCTATCACATCAGGAGGCACAGACTGTGCCTCTATTGGTGACACTAAATTTGATCAAGTTTGGATAAGATGGTGATCACCAGATTGCTTCATTGTAATgataaattttttcctttgtaatctgTAGAGTGATACTTTGAGATCATGTAAATAGCCAGTTCCTCCACAACTTTTCATTCAATCAATTGCCTGAATCAATGATTACACTGGGAGTGACAAAATGATGATTTTCTTATTCTATTATGCATTCATTCCTCATTCATTAGTTGCCATTCTTCTGAAAGGGACCCCTGCTCATTTTTTAGATTATCACTATGAAGTCATGGGAcactaatgtttttaaaataaatgcaattaaGTTATCATCTGtattaaatatgtgtatgtatcttatacatatacagaaaaatatataaaatacacccacatttatgtaaaatatacccACAAACACATATTTGTGTGATCATGGAATATGTCAAgaaggatacacaagaaaacTTAATAATGGTTACCTCAGGGGAGAAAGACTAGGGGACAAAGATGGGAAGAAGACTTatttttcaatgtattattttttgtaatttaaattattatgtCATTATTTAACTTATTGTCTATGTACTATATGTTAATtagtaaatataaacaaataaaattatctcaacaaatatatgaataataGAACATATTTCAAAACTCCAATGACACCCCaattattccaataaaacttcagcAAAAGAAATCTGGACAATCCTACTGAGTTTGATGTTTTGCGATAAGACGTCAGCAGGGAAGTTGGCTTGATTAGCAAACTACACTCTCCCAAAGAACAAACAGCTGGTAAGAATGTCAAAGAACAAGTCAATGCTTGGTCAAGATCAGAGTTATCCTTGCAGAAGtgaagagaggagggaagaaagaagctCAACAATGGCTATTCATGTAATTACCAAACACTACCCATCCCAATTCTTGACTCTTGATTATGTCAGGCTCAGGACTGCTGAAACTGCTGCTAAGAGAAGGAACTTCACGGGCAGGAGGGCCAATGAGGAGAGAATAggctttttctttgtatttcctgTGAGTTCTTACACACTTTGGATGAAATTATGACAGGGCAAGTGCCTCTAAAAGTAAGCACTACTTTTCAAAATACGGATGTTGGGGCTGAAATGTATACTTACCTTCTGAATGCTTTCATCCACAAGTCCACCAAGGATATAAACTTCATTTAGATCAACATCTTCAAGagctaatgaaaaaaatgaaggcCACTGAGATcaaatatgttttataatttctaaatccaaagaaagcaaaaggaaagaattattaacaataaaagtagaaatttaatgaatagaaaacaaaaagaccaaaagCTAATTTTCTAAAATGACCAATAAAGgtaaaaaggggaagaaaagaattaaagaaaaaataaattggttcATTGTTTGGGTTAGATTTCTGCCATAACCATCTTTTCACTTGCTGGGAGTTTGGggtatgaagaaaaagaaactaacaaTTAGACACTACTTACTATATGccacttattttttatgttatatttaagtTAATCCCAGAATAAATCcatgaggtagatattatcatcctattttttactattgaggaaactgaggccaaaaacATTAGGCAACTTGTCTGAGGATTCACAACAAGTAAAGGGGAGAGGCTGGGTTTGCTTCTGGCAGATTCCTTCCTTTGAGACTCTGAGCTCTTCTCATGAAGGGGTAGGTGCCATTCTATCCTCTAGAGGGAATTTCCCCAGCTTTTGTAACAAATTTGATCTGGAGAAACATGGAGAGAGATGTACTAAATGGATAATAACGGGTGGTAGGGGTGAAGCTGAAAATCAGATCCCAGCATGTATGAGACTTTTACCTATATTAaggaacatatatatatatatatttattattattttttttgtcttttttcgtgactggcactcagccagtgagtgcaccggccattcatatataggatccgaacccgcggcgggagcgtggctgcgctcccagcgccgcactctcctgagtgcgccacgggctcggcccttaaggGACATATTTTAAATCAGCATAGAAATAAAGATGATGGGCCAACTTATcaactatttggaaaaaaatatatatttgacacCATATGTTGAATGTGTGGTgctaaatgtaaaacaaaaccacagaaaaaattattttaaaaattaaaaatgagtaaataaaatgatcaatgaaagagaaaaactgttgacatatctaatcaagaaaaaaaggtaGTAGATCCAAATCAACATTAGatgcaaaaaggaaataaaactaaaactacAGAGGAATAtgaaataattagaagaaaataccACAATCAACCTaatatcaacaaatttgaaaattatataaaatagatgATTTTCTAGGAAAAAGTATATATTCATATCTAACATTGTCCTAAGAAGGGCCACTGGGGGCAGCTGTCGAGGGAAACTGGGAAGGATTGTCAGGCAGCACACATGGTCTAGATGAGGACGGAAACCCTAAATCTGTGCACCTACATGCACAGGGTAGGACATATGCAAAGCATCCAGTGAGGTATCTACCCTTAAAAGGGGTGCAATTCAtgttcattcctttctttttggggggagggggcacgGATACTCCTTGAGTGACTTTAACAAATTTTAccagaagaaatgaaacaaaggGCTAGAAACACTGTGCTACATGAATCCATGCAGTAAAAGTACATACCATGTTCTGAGTCAGGAGTAAGGTACACAATGTTTTCCAGAGGAAATAAACTAAAGCAGTCTTCTTCTGTTATGTCTAGCTAGAAAATGCAGAGAATCCAATGTAGTGAAAGCTAGGTTAAAACATAGCCCACAATTCAACAACTAGTTACTGGTCATCTATTTTATATCAGGCATGGCTCTAGATGTATCAAAGAGGTGCATGTCTGACAGCTTCTGCTCAGACAATGCTCAGTTAGTAAGGAAAATACAAAGGCACAGACATTAAACCTACAAAATGTGACAGAAAGTGATATGTGGTTCTGAGAGAGGTATAGGGATCATGCCCCAGAAGTACAGATGAGGGAGTAACACCCTCAGGGATGACCTTCTGGTGAAGGGAATGCTGGAGCTGGGTTTCTGAAAAGAGGTGAGAATGACACATACAAAAGGGAGAATTCGAAACAGAGGGAATCACCTAAGAAAGTCATAGGGACAGGAACTACGTGGAAAGCAAGGAAACTAGGTGGCCCTGTAAGTGGGTTTATTGGCTTGTGTGCAGGAATCATagaaaaagtacagaaaagtaAAGCTAGAAATGGCTGCACTACAAGAGAGACTGTAAGGATAGTAACAGCAACACAACTATCTATGCAGGCCGTACAGTACACCTCCCTAGCGAAGGCCACAACTGCTCAGTCTCGGCTATACAATGCAAACACACAAGGGCATCTTCAGTGACATGCTTAGAAATGAATCTGCTTATCTATCACTACCTTTACGGGACAATAGGGAAAGAATTGAAAAGTACCTCAGTGCTCCCTAAAACTCATCTTAACCACATTACTTCTAAAaggattctttctcttttcccaaaactcatgttgccTAATTCTACACTGAGAACCAGAAAGGAGTCACGGCATTTCCCAAAAACATTCCTGGAGTATACATTCTAGcataaaatatagcaaaatataaaatatggtcCTAGATAATGGTAATATCAGTTTGCCAATGCagcagaagaatgagaaaaaaatttaaatgtaatgacTAATGAGAGGCTCTGAACTTTGTTATACTGCAGTAGTGAAaacataatttacatatatattacatcgaaatatgaaaaagtgaaaaaaatctatTATCTCACAATCACTTTTCATATGACAAttcaaataatagcaaaaaaagacTTACCAGATAACTAGAAAATCCATCATTCATCCTCAAACACTCTTCATACAGAGGACTGTCTGTTGTGAATCCAGTGAGGCAAATCCAAAATGGCCTGTCAGCTTTTTTGTTTGAACCATACAACCTTCGGATCTGTCCAGACAGTCTACTCAATTCCTTCAAAGGAATAAGGACAATTCAGGGTGGGAATATTGCAACTCTATAAGTTCATTTTCAACAAACGATTATGCAATAAGTTCATTGAATACTACTGCAGGAAATCTCACGAACTAGGATGGCCCCTTTACTCCAGGAGTGAGATAGtacctgtgtgtgcgtgtgtttgttaTAACTCTATGGCATCACACCTTCCAGACAAAAGTTAAGGTAATGATATTAGCCCAGAATAGTGAGTTAGTGGAAAAACTGAGAATTCTCCCTCCTGCTGGCCTTGCTGTTgtacatttaatataatatacaaaattattttagcttttatCTAAAACCTTACCATGTGATATTTACTATTTACCTTATTAAAAAGCTTAGACTATACAGAAATTTTTATACTTCATCAGGTAAATTTGGCACCTTCTTCCTAACTCAGGAGATGCAATAGGGTTAAAAGTTTTAACCTTCCACCCTGACTCAGAGACATCACTCTTATATATAGTTTCACAATCTAGCCTGATTTGCTCGGCAGAGGAAAAAAGGTCTGGCTTTGATTTAATTTGGCAGTAGAGATTTCTTGATTGACCTTTTCAGAGGGCTATAGTTAGAGGTTCACGTAAGAACCTCAGATCTGCAGTTTTCcaaatttctctgaaaaataagaaaacactagCCATACAACAGGAATATAGAGAGATTTGCTAAAAATAGAGAGATTTGCTTAAGGTTTATATGCTGTGGTATAAGGCCTACACTTGAGGCCCAATAGTATGTGCTGTCTTGATTTCTGGTGAAACTGGAAGGACTTCAAATAGCCTAACTGCAAGTTCTCCTCCCAACTCTGCTCCCACAGATATAGTTCCCCCAGCTAAAAAACCCTTTTTATTAAGGGGATGAGGCATAGTTCCTGCTTATCCGTGAGCAGTGGATTTCAGTTCCCTGCCAGCCCATGGAATTACCCAAACGAGCCAGTCACATCTTCCTGTGAACCAGGGCACACCTCACCCTCTTTATACTACAAAACCCATCTCCTACAGCCCGTGCTCATTCATTCTGTTCTCGAGTGCAACCACCATGTGACCTTGTGTGGTGTGCAGTATCTTCATCCCCTGGGCTGTGAGTATATGAGTCTAATAAACTGCTGTCAATCTCATCTGTCCAGTGTCAGGTGTTATGTATTCAGCCATCCCCAGAATACCTCCCTCACCAATGGGGTGAATGAAAAACGATTAAAATACATACATTGCAAGAAGACTTTCCACCAGGTAACCTCCCCACAACATCCTACCAGGGAAATACTCCTCTTCCCAAGAGAAGAACAAAGATTTAGTGTCTGGAGAACTGAATCTGAAAGATTCCATCCAGACCGGGGACAACATAAACAGAGAGGCAAAGGTGTTGGgctcaaaacagaaaacaaggcaAAAATTTGCAAACTAAACCAAAGGATGTATATTCTCTTCCAGATCCTTTATAATAGTCATCTTGAAACTTAGTAGCCCAATATAGAAAACCAAACACTTTTGCTAGTTTACTAAGGAATCACAGAAGCTGGAGCTGGTCAAATCCTTCATGAAAGCAGCACCCTTCTGGGCCTCCCACGTGTGAGCAGAAATTCCAGGCTTAGTGGATGTTCTACCTTCTTTGACATGTGGTGAGTCATACTCAAATCGATACACAGTCTTGGTCCTGAGTGTTTGGCTTCCAAAAGTTTCTCTCTGGTTAAAGCTCTCAGAAAACGTTTGCTATGCTGGGTGCAGATGCCTAGAGCAGAAATATCACAaaggaataaaagtgaaaaaccaGAGGAATAATATTCGGTAAGAAAGAAATCTCCCTAGCCAGGTGAGTATTTTGCATATAAAGAGAAACTTGAGGGCTggagttaactcagttggttagaacgcagccttataacactacaatcatggattcagatccccatatcagccagccgtcaaaaacaacaacgacaacaGAGAAGCTTGAGACTCATGCAAGGTATTCATTCATTAGGAGATTTATGTACAGCAGAGTGGTGAGGAGTGGGGGTTCTGAAGTACACAGCTGGGTTTAAATCCAAgttcagtttgttcatttattagttAAATTATCTTGGGCAGgcttcttaatttctctgagtctcagtctcctcacctacaaaatggggataataataatacctaccccTTAGAGTAATTCAcataaaattcttagaactgaACCTAGCACATAGCACTGAATAAATGTTAGTTGTCACTGGtgtctttccttctgcttctaAGCTTAGAAACACATCTGTTCACTAGACAGCTTATATTTAAAAAGCAGccttaaattttgcttttttttatacTTTGATACCCCCCAAAATAGGACAACGGGTCCTACCtcccaaatgtatgtttttaCTTAGACAAAATTCCTACTCTCCTAGGAACATGCAGACATTAGTTTGCTAAAAGATAAATATGATTACACCAACAATCTCATGTATTGTTACCTGGATTTTCTGCTCGAttggcttttcttctttctttttcttgttttcttttgctcttctttGCTGCAACTATCTTTTCCCagtgtctctgttttctctggaCATTTTTCTTATGTTATCCAGAAAACAAAATTGTTTGAGAACTTTATAAgcacaaaaaggaaaatgaatattaGAAACAGTGACTTATTTTTTCacttacctataaaatgaggaGTGAAAAGGATATTAGGACCACCTCTCCTCTACATGAGATGGAACAAGCAACTGTGGAGATGCCCAGCTCCTCGCCTTcatcttctcctcccctcctcccacccgtTTCAAGTTCTCTCCATTCCATAGGATTCCAAGGTGGAATGATCAGTACCCACCATTTCAGAGTGGATTGTGTTCAGAGAAAACAGAGCCCCAGAAAAAGAGATGTGACCTGCTCAAGGTCACGGTAAATTCATCAGGGACAGGGCCTAAACCAGAATTTAGATTTCCTCACCCTttgaaaaaattccttttaaattttttcttatgacTCAAATGGAACTAAAACCTTAAACCAGTTAGCAGGAAATCAATTTATCACTTAGAAAACACAAAACTCATCCTCAATCTCTTTTTATTACCTGTAACAGAGGTCTCTGGGACAGTCCATCACTCAAAGCCCATGGCCAAGCAACTCACTGCACTCACCGAGCACCATGTTGCACTGCCTGTGGGCAGGGTCTCTCCCTCCCCACGCTTGCAGTCCACATCAATCTGCAGAAGTTTGAAGCTTTCAAAGATTCCATCTTCACATGTGTCCTCTAGGACGCCTTCTTGCCCCTGCAGCACAAGTGACTCTGTTTTCTGAGCATCCCCTTCCAATTTCCAGTCCATGTGCTTAGTCCTCTGTCCTTTGAACCAGATTGGAAAAAGACCATTATGTGAGATATTaccttatttcacttacataattATTTCCCTATATCCAAATGACAAATAGTGTTATTGTATTACTGAAGGAGAAGTGTGTAAAAAACGGACCCAGATTTATTAAACTGAGAAAAGCATGTCTTCCAGAGAAATGATTCAGCACAGAAATAGTTCAGTAGTAAGGAAGCCAAATACACTTCTTAGAGGACAAGCACAACTCCTGACATGGCCAAGCAATCAATGATTATTCGATGCTGCAGGGACACAGATAACCAAGTTATTTATTATGTTCTTTGAAATGCATTGCATGATTTGAGTGTGGGACAGAGATGGCAAAAGCCACCTCACCTCCCCCATTATATTTCAAATAGTTGATTTTCAAAATCAGtcctttagcaaatatttattgagcacctattatatgcAAGGTCCTGTATTAGAAACATCCTGGGAGGATGAAGAACTAG includes:
- the TRMT10B gene encoding tRNA methyltransferase 10 homolog B, whose amino-acid sequence is MDWKLEGDAQKTESLVLQGQEGVLEDTCEDGIFESFKLLQIDVDCKRGEGETLPTGSATWCSKNVQRKQRHWEKIVAAKKSKRKQEKERRKANRAENPGICTQHSKRFLRALTREKLLEAKHSGPRLCIDLSMTHHMSKKELSRLSGQIRRLYGSNKKADRPFWICLTGFTTDSPLYEECLRMNDGFSSYLLDITEEDCFSLFPLENIVYLTPDSEHALEDVDLNEVYILGGLVDESIQKKVTFQKAQEYSVKTARLPIQEYMVRRQNGKNYHSEILAINQVFDILSAYFETHNWPEALKKGVSLGKGYVLRNSVE